One Dromiciops gliroides isolate mDroGli1 chromosome 3, mDroGli1.pri, whole genome shotgun sequence DNA segment encodes these proteins:
- the LOC122751314 gene encoding ubiquitin-conjugating enzyme E2 N-like: MAGLTCKIIKETHHLLAEPLPGIKAEPDESNARCFHVVIAGPQDSPFEGGTFKPELFLPEEYLMAAPKVHFMTKIYHPNVDKLGRICLDILKDKWSLALQIHTVLLSIQALLSASNPDDPLAKDVAEQ; this comes from the coding sequence ATGGCTGGGTTGACCTGCAAGATTATTAAGGAAACCCACCATTTGTTGGCAGAACCACTTCCTGGGATAAAAGCAGAACCAGATGAAAGCAATGCACGATGTTTTCATGTGGTCATTGCAGGCCCACAGGATTCCCCCTTTGAAGGAGGGACTTTCAAACCTGAACTATTTCTTCCAGAAGAATACCTAATGGCAGCTCCTAAAGTACATTTCATGACCAAAATTTATCACCCTAATGTAGACAAGTTGGGAAGAATATGTTTAGATATTTTGAAAGATAAATGGTCTCTAGCTTTGCAGATCCATACAGTGCTCCTCTCAATCCAAGCTTTGTTAAGTGCTTCCAATCCAGATGATCCATTAGCAAAGGAtgtagctgagcagtga